The sequence ACCGCGACGTCGCCGACCTGCAGCTCTCGGGCGTGCCGATCGAAGGCGAGGCGGGCGTCGGTTACGTGCTGCGCAAGGGGGCGGACATTCCCCCGCTGATGTTCAACGCAGACGAACTCGAGGCCCTCGTCGTCGGGACGCGTTTCGTGCGCGCGTTCGGTGGTACGCGTTTGGGCAATGGCGCCAAGGCGGCGTTGCTGAAGATCGAGGCGGTGTTGCCGCCGGAGCTGCGCGAACGCAGTGCGCGCAGCCGCATCTTCGCGCCGGAGGTCGCGCGCCTGGAATCCAGCGGGATGATCGATCGTCTGCACGATGCGATCGAGGGCCATCGCGTGTTGCGCCTGCATTACCGCGCGCAGGACGAGGCGACGAGCACGCGCGAGATCGAGCCTTTGTGCCTCGCGTTCTGGGGCGGAAGCTGGACGATCGGTGCATGGTGTCGCCTGCGCACGGATTTCCGCAGCTTCCGGCCCGATCGCATCGAGTCCTTCGAGGAAACGGGCGAGGTGTTCGAGGAGACCGACGTGCGTGGGCTGGCGGGTTACTTGCGTACGGTGGGCGGCGGGAATTGACGCTCCACGAGAGGGGCGTTCCGCCATGAGCCGTCGTGTGCTCCTCGCCGCTCACATACGGCAAGCTCCCGTCGAGGAGCACACGACGTCTCACGTCGGACCGCTCGCAACTTGATGCCCTCGCGGAGCGTCTGGTGTGAAGGGCCGCCGCAATCCGAATGCCTCGCACCTACACCCGGCTCCGGAAGGACGGCACATCGCCCCCTCGCTCGCTGCATCGGCATGCTGCGTCCCGCTTCGAAGGGCGACGTGCCTCACCTCATTTGCCAGATCCGCGCCTTCGGCAAAAGCGAAAACGCTCCCTCCATCCGAAGGAGCGCTTCCAACTTTGTCGCTAGGCACCTTGCCCTCCGAAGCGGGACGCAGCATGCCGATGCAGCGAGCGAGGGGGCAAAGTGCCGACCCTCCGCAGCCGGGAATTGGCGCACGCGATCGCATCGCGGTGACACGCGCATTCCAGACGCTCCGCGCAAACATCGGATCGCGAGCGGGCCGACGTGAGATGTCGTGTGCTCCTCGACGGGAGCTTGCCGTATGTGAGCGGCGAGGAGCACACGGCAGCTCGCGGCGGAACGCCCGTCTTGTGGAACGGCGTCTAGCGACCCTCAGACGTCCCCGTCGTTAAGCCACCCTTCCCCCGTACCGCGGTTGAACACCGCGTCGGTATCGAGCACCTTGCCAGCCGGGAACGAGTCCTGCTGCCCAAGCTTGGCGTAGATCGGCGTGAAATCCGGGCGCGTCGCTTCCATCAACTGCTCATAGCTGTCGATGACGAAATACGTCTTCTGGTAGGTATCGATCCGATAACGCGTGCGCATGATGCGCTCGAGATCGAACCCGATGCGGTTCGGCGCCGCGCTCTCGAGGCAATGGATCGACTCGCCCTTCGAACTGACGATGCCGCTCCCGTAGATGCGCAAACCGTCGGCCTGTTTGATCAACCCGAATTCCACCGTGTACCAATACAGCCGCGTCAGGTTGACCAACGCC comes from Lysobacter sp. KIS68-7 and encodes:
- a CDS encoding YafY family protein gives rise to the protein MRRADRLFLLIHALRGRRAALPAHRLADTLGVSLRTVYRDVADLQLSGVPIEGEAGVGYVLRKGADIPPLMFNADELEALVVGTRFVRAFGGTRLGNGAKAALLKIEAVLPPELRERSARSRIFAPEVARLESSGMIDRLHDAIEGHRVLRLHYRAQDEATSTREIEPLCLAFWGGSWTIGAWCRLRTDFRSFRPDRIESFEETGEVFEETDVRGLAGYLRTVGGGN